The Halostella limicola genome includes the window GGATCTCGTGTTCGAGCGTGTACCGCTGAAAGTCGGAGACCGCGTCCTGGCTGACGCCGCGAACCTCGAACCGCCACTCCTCTTCGGTCCCCTCGGCGGTGAGCAGCGTCACGTCCGCTTCGGTGAGCCCCGCGAGGATACCCGCGTACTCGGGTACCCACTCGCACCGCATGAGGTACTGCGTCTCGAACTCGTCGACGACTTCGATGTCGCGGACGCCCGGATGCTCCGCGAAGTGTGGCAGGATCTCGTCGACGACGACCCCTCGCACCCAGAAGTACGGGACGACCGCCGACTCGTCGTCGCGCGGAACGACCCGCTCCAGTTCGACCGTCACGCCCGCCTCCAAGTCCGAGAAGATGCTCCCCAGCGGGAACACGTCCGACTCGACAGTGAACTCGACCACGGTCGCCATATCGCCTTCACCACCGCCCGTCGGGTAAAAACGGGGGAGGGAGAGCGGCGTCACCCGCCCGAGCCGATCGATCAGGAGGCCTTTGAGGGCCGAGCGACGACGCCCCGGACATGCGCCGACGGGTCGGAACGAGCCTGTACGCCGGACTGCTGTTCACCGTTCTCGGAGCGATCGCGTGGCTGACCGGCCAGCCCTTTATCTTCCCGAGCCTCGGCCCGTCGGCGTTCGTCCTCGCGTTCGAGCGGCGGGTCAAGCGGCGGGAGATGTTCCGCATCGTCGGGAGCCACTGCATCGGAGCCGCCGCCGGCCTGCTGGCGTGGACCGCGGTGGCCGCCGGCGTCTCGATCACCGCCGACCCGGCGGCCGCCTCGCCCGAGGGACTCCGGCTGGCGGCGGGCGCGACGCTCTCTATCGTGCTGACGAGCTGGGCGATGATCGCGACGGACGCGATCCACCCGCCGGCCTGCGCGACGACGCTCATCGTCTCGCTCGGCCTGCTCTCCGCGCCGCTGCAGGTCGCTATCATCGTCGCGAGCGTCGTCGTCCTCGTCGCGTTCCACGCCGCCGTCCTGCTGGCGTTCAAGCGGCTCGTCGGCGACTCGCACCCGCGCTACCGTGGGGACGAGCCCGGCGAGTGAGGCCCGAGCGTGTACACCGGCCCCCCGGCTCACCGCGACCGTCGATGCATCAGCGCGATGACGAGCGCGGCCAGTATCGGCGGGAGCAAGCCGACTAGCGGCGGCAGCGCGTACAGCGCGTCGACGACGGGCGCGAGCGGCCCCGACGCGGCCGTCTGCTGCGCCGGCGGCACCGTGATCACGAGGCCGACGTACAGCGCGAGGACGAAGCCGAACCCGGCGAGCGCGAGGCGGCGGTCGTAGCGCGCGTCGCTCCCCGCGCGGCGGTGGCGGCGGGCGACGAGCAGCACCGGCGCGACGACGGGCACCACGACGAGCAGTCCGACGAGGACGTAAAACGACCGCGAGAGGGTGAGCGACCCGCCGGCCGTCCCGACGGTGTCGCCGATGAGGACCACCAGCGCCGATCCGAGCAGGAGCGTGACGAGCACGGTCAGCAGCGCGCTGAGGACGGCGTAGCCGCGGAAGGCCCACGAGTCGCTCGTCCGGAACGCGTAGGGAAACGCCCCGGGGAGGCCGCGGTACGTCCGCTCGTCGTCGGTGTCGGCCATCGTCGGCGCTTCGGACGGTACCGGAATAAGCGACCCGGTACGTCGGCGATGCCGGGGCGAACGCGGTACTAACTTATAGCGCCGCGCCGCGGGTCACACCATGCACGTCGACCTCGGCAACGCGCTTTCGACGGTCGCGTCGCCCGGCGTCTCCCGAGAGGCGCTCGAACGCCTCGACGGGGACGTCGCGGCGGCGCACGAGCGGATCGAGGCGGGCCGCGCGGACGGCGAACACGGCTACGCGTCGCTGAACCTGCCGGAGACGGCCGACCCCGACGCCATCCGGGCGGCGGTCGACCGGTTCGACGACCCCGACGCCGTGCTGACCGTCGGCATCGGCGGGAGCGCGCTGGGCGCGGCGACGCTCGCCGACGCGCTCGAC containing:
- a CDS encoding helix-turn-helix domain-containing protein; this translates as MATVVEFTVESDVFPLGSIFSDLEAGVTVELERVVPRDDESAVVPYFWVRGVVVDEILPHFAEHPGVRDIEVVDEFETQYLMRCEWVPEYAGILAGLTEADVTLLTAEGTEEEWRFEVRGVSQDAVSDFQRYTLEHEIPITVTAIHSLTPLETTGPLTDAQRDALLTALHCGYYDSPRAATMSEVADALGISQQALSSRLRRGTRNLIENSELGAEE
- a CDS encoding HPP family protein translates to MRRRVGTSLYAGLLFTVLGAIAWLTGQPFIFPSLGPSAFVLAFERRVKRREMFRIVGSHCIGAAAGLLAWTAVAAGVSITADPAAASPEGLRLAAGATLSIVLTSWAMIATDAIHPPACATTLIVSLGLLSAPLQVAIIVASVVVLVAFHAAVLLAFKRLVGDSHPRYRGDEPGE